In Bradyrhizobium symbiodeficiens, the genomic stretch AAGCTCGACGCCAATCGCCAGGCGATCGGCACCAACTTCGTCACCGAGGTCGTCGACGACGGCAAGGGCGCGCTGTTCAGCAAGGTCGTGAAGGTGATCCCGAACGTCAACCAGACGCTCGGCTACGATCCGGCGGTCTTCTCCAAGATCGGGTTGCCGAGCCGCACCGTGCCGGAATGTAAGAAGTACTGACGCATACTCCTGCGATGCACAACCCGGGGAGCGACTCGCTGACGCGGTCGCTCTCCGCTCTTGCAATCTCGTCGGCGTTGTTGAACGCTGACCGAAAAGACAAGAACATTCGGGAGGGGAAGGCATGAGCCGTGCGCTCGCCGTCTTCCATGGCCGGTTTGGCCGGGCGACGGTTTATCAGTTGAACCGCCCTTTCAATATCCACGCCCATCGTGAAGGTCATCTGATCTTCCATGTTGGCGGCATGCCCGCATGCATCGACGTCTCCGACGGACACCACGATCTCAACGAGACGTCCGTGGTCGCGGTCAATCCGTGGGAGCCGCACAATTTCCTGCCCGCGGATCTCGACGGCGGCGCGATCTTCTTCGTGCTCTATGTCAACGCCGAATGGTTTGCGCCCGATGCATCCGGCACCCACCGGATGCGTTTCGGCCGCACCCAGTTCCGGCGCACGCCGGCGCTGGACAAGCATATCAGGCGGACCGCCGCGCTCGTGTGCGGCGCACCATCGCTCTCCAGCCTGGATTCCGAGCTGCGGCGGCTGATCGACGTCTGCTACGACGAAAGCTGGCAGCAGGCCGAGATCGCACGTGATCCTCGCGCAAACGGCTCCGTCACCGACTTTCGCGTGCGCAAGTGCATCAAGATGATGTCGGAAAGCCCCGGCGCCGAGATCGAACTCGATGCGATCGCGCGGGAATCCGGCCTGTCGCGGCCGCATTTCTACCGGTTGTTTCGCGTCCAGACCGGCGTGACGCCGAACCTCTATCTCAACACGCTGATCATGGAACAGGCGCTCGAAGCGCTGGTGGCGAGCGAGGCGCCGATCGCCGATATCGGCTTCGATCTCGGCTTCTCCTCCCAGAGCGGCTTCACCCGCTTCTTCGCTGCCAATGTCGGGATGGCGCCGACCGATTATCGTCGCGCAGCCAAGATTTTGCGCGCCTGAGCTGCGCGAAAAGATACTCACGATCAAACGTCGCCCTCGCAGCCCCGCTAGGATGCGGGCAACGCGATCCCGGAAGAGGGTCGCGACCGACGGGAGGACGTACGTCAATGGCAGGGCTCGCAGCCGACGACGGCTTGCATCCCTCCTCTTCGCGCATGCGGGGAGGCGGTTGGGGTGTGCCCGCGCCTTCGCGACGTCTCCCCGCGTGCGGGGGGAAAATCGCAGAAGATCTCTTGGAACGGCAAGCGCCTCGTCCTTCGAGACGACCGCTCCGCGGTCTCCTCAGGATGAGGCTGATCGGCATCGGACCTGCTGCCGCATGCTCCGCCCTCATCCTGAGGAGCCCGCCAATGCGGGCGTCTCGAAGGATGGGCCGCGGCGGAGACGCCGTTCCCGATATGCGGTTCTCTCCCCGCAATCGGGGCGAGGTGAAGCCATGAGCCGCTTTGTCGAACGCCATCCGGCCTGGGCGCTGATCTCGATCATCGCCATTGCCGTCGGGCTCTGGCTGGTCTTCGCGATCTGGCCGCCCGGCCTCGAAGAGGCCATCGGCCGCAAGCGCGTCTTCCTCAACGCGGTCTTCAACGGCATCACGCTCGGAGGCCTCTACTTCCTCGTCGCCAGTGGCTTCACGCTGATCTTCGGCCTGATGCGCAACGTCAACCTCGCGCACGGCTCGCTCTATCTGTTCGGCGGCTATGTCGGCTACGCCATCAGCACGGCAACCGGCTCCTGGGTGCTCGGCTTCATCGTCGCCTTCATCCTCACCGCCATGGTCGGCGTCCTGCTCCAGTTGATCGTGTTCCGCCGGATGGAGGGACAGGATCTCAGGCAGACCATGGTGACGATCGGGCTTTCGATCGTGTTCGCCGACCTCATGCTGTGGGCCTGCGGCGGCGACTTCTACCAGATCCAGACACCGAACTGGCTGATCGGCCCTATGGAGCTGCCGCTGGTCACGGCGATCAAGTCCTCGGGCGAACCGGTCTATCTCAGATATCCCATGGTCCGGCTCGTGATCTTCGCCGCTTCCGTGGTCATCGGCGTTGCGATGTGGCTTGTTCTCAATCGCACCCGGGTCGGCATGATCGTCCGCGCCGGCGTCGACGATCGCGATATCCTCGCGGCGACCGGGGTGCGCATCCAGCTCGTCTTCGTGGCGGTGTTTGCGTTCGGCGCGGGACTTGCCGGCATCGCCGGCGTCGTCGGCGGCACCTTCCAATCCCTGTCGCCGGGCGAGGACATCCGCTTCCTGCTCGCCTCCCTCGTCGTCGTGATCGTGGGCGGCATGGGCTCGATCCCCGGCGCGGCGCTCGGCGCGCTGATCATCGGCCTCGCCGAGCAGCTCGGCTCGGTCTACATCCCCACCTATGCCATCGTCGTGACCTTCCTGATCATGGTGCTGGTGCTGGCGATCCGGCCGCAAGGCCTGTTGGCGAGGCGCTGAGATGTCGCTCGCCCACGATAGCCGCATCACCGTACGGCCCGCCGCATTGGCGCAGCGCCCGGCGCGCATATGGCCTGAGATCAACCATCCCGCGGCCTGGATCGTCGCGGTCATTCTCCTGATCATGCCGCTGATCGCCAACGGCTTCTTCCTGATCGAGATCTTCGCTTCCACCTTGATCCTCGGCACCATGGCGCTGAGCCTGATGTTCCTCGCCGGCTACGGCGGCATGGTCAGCCTGATGCAGCTCACCATCGCGGGCTTCTCGGCCTACATGGTCGCCGTGTTCGGCGTCAGCGGCAACGCCAATATCAGCCTGGGCTGGCCGTGGTGGCTGGCGGTTCCCATGGCGCTGGCGCTGGCGACCGCCTTCGGCACGCTCGGCGGCGCGCTCGCGGTACGCACCGAAGGCATCTACACCATCATGATCACGCTCGCGATCGGAGCTGCCTTCTACTATTTCACCAACCAGAACTGGGCGATCTTCAACGGCCATACCGGCATCAACACCGTGGCCACACCGCACTTCTGGGGCGTGAACTGGCGCGCCGACATTCCCTTCTATTACATCGTGCTCGCGGTCGCCGCGCTCTGCTATTTCGCCGTCGAATATCTCTCGCGCGCCCCGTTTGGCCTTGCGCTGCAGGGCGTGCGCGACAATCCCAGGCGCATGGCCGCACTCGGCTTCAACGTCAACGCGCACCGGGTCGCCGCCTATGCCTTCGCCTCCTTCATCGCGGCGCTCGCCGGCGTCCTCCAGGTCTGGAACTACCGCCAGATCTCGCCGGGCTCCGTCAGCGTCGGCGCCTGCATCGACGTGCTGATCATCGCCGTCGTGGGCGGCATCACGCGCCCGATCGGTCCCTTCATCGGCGCGCTGATCTTCGTGCTGCTGCGCACCTTCGCGCTCGATTTCCTGGTCAGGATCGGTCTCGACGGCAACCGATTCCGGCTTTTGATCGGACTCGGCTTCCTCGCCATCGTGTTCTGGTCCTCGGACGGCGTCATCGGGCTGTGGCAGCGCTGGCGCCAGCACCGCGGCGCCGACCGATCCGGTGGAGGGCGTCGCCATGGATAGCGTCGCCCAGCGCCTCTCGGCCGTCGGCGCCGGCGCCGCGCTGGAGCTGCGCGGCGTGACGCGGCTGTTCGGCGCGCTCGCCGCGCTCACCGACGTCACCATCACCGTGCGTCCCGGCGAACGCCGCGCCGTGCTCGGCTCCAACGGCGCCGGCAAGACCACGCTGTTCAACTGCATCACCGGCGACTTCCCGCCCTCCTCCGGCACGATCCGCTTCTTCGGCGAGGACGTCACGCATTTCCCGCCCTATGAACGCATCCGCCGCGGGCTGCGCCGGACCTACCAGATCTCCGCGCTGTTCCCCGGCCTCACCGTGCAGGACAATGTCTATCTCGCCTGCCGCGGCGTCTCGCGCGGTCGCTTCTCGTTCCTGCGTCCGGGACAGAACGATGCCCTGATGCACGCAGCCGACAATCTGGTCCAGGCCGTGCATCTGTCCGCCGTCAAGGACCAGCGCGTCGCCGAACTCGCGCACGGCCAGCAGCGCCAGCTCGAGATCGCGCTCGCGCTCGCCGGCGCGCCCCGCTTCGTGCTGTTCGACGAGCCGGCCGCGGGCCTGTCGCCGACCGAGCGTGCCGAGCTGATCGAGATCCTGACCTCGCTGCCGGCGCATATCGGCTACATCATCATCGAGCACGACATGGACGTGGCGCTGCGCGTCGTCGAGAGCGTCACGATGATGCACAACGGCCGCGTCTTCAAGGAAGGCGTGCCGCAGGAGATCCAGTCGGATCCGGAAGTGCAGGAGCTTTATCTCGGAGGCGGCCATGAATGAGGCCCGCCGCTCCGCCGCCGCACTCGAGGTCCGCGGGCTCGACGTCTATTACGGTCACTCGCACGCCCTGCAAGGCGTCGACCTCACGCTGGAGAGCGGCGTGTTCTCCGTCGTCGGCCGCAACGGCATGGGCAAGACCACGCTGTGCAAGGCGATCATGGGGCTGGTCGCGGTGAGCGGCGGCTCGATCCGCCTGCGCGGCGAGGACATCACGCGGCGGCCTTCCGCCCAGATCGCCCGGCTCGGCGTCGGCTATGTGCCGCAGGGACGCCGCCTGTGGCGTTCGCTCAGCGTCGACGAGCATTTGCGGCTGGCCGGCGGGCTGCGGTCCGGCGCCTGGACCGTCGAGCGCATCTACGACACCTTCCCGCGCCTTGCCGAGCGCAAAGACCATGGCGGCGGCCAGCTCTCCGGCGGCGAGCAGCAAATGCTGGCGATCTCGCGCGCGCTTCTCACCAATCCACAGCTGCTCGTCATGGACGAGCCGACCGAAGGCCTCGCTCCCGTCATCGTGGCGCAAGTCGAGGAGATGCTGCTGCGGCTCGGCGAGGACGGCGACATGTCCGTGCTCGTGATCGAGCAGAATATCGGCGTCGCCACCGCGGTCTCGCGCAACGTCGCGATCATGGTCAACGGCCGCATCAACCGCATCATCGATTCCGCGCGGCTCGCCGCCGACCGCGAGCTGCAGCAGCGCCTGCTCGGTGTCGGCCTCCACGCCGAACTCGAGCCGGATCTCGACATCCCCGCATCCGGCCCGGAGGCCAAACCGGTGCCGGCGCCGCGCCGCGACGGACCGGTCCGCATCTACATCTCCAACCCGACGCTTCCGACGCGGTGGTCGCAACCGGTGCCGATCGCCCGCATCGAGGCTGCAGCGCGCACGCTCTCGACCCAGGTCGCGCGACTCGACGACACCGCGCGGCGCAAGCGCGAACCGGTGGCGGCGCAGACCGCCGGGCCGCCCGTCGTGCTGGTGGTCGGCACGCTCGATACGAAAGGTCTCGAGCTGCGCTTCATCCGCGACATCATCGCGGAAACCGGCCTGCGCACGC encodes the following:
- a CDS encoding branched-chain amino acid ABC transporter permease; amino-acid sequence: MSLAHDSRITVRPAALAQRPARIWPEINHPAAWIVAVILLIMPLIANGFFLIEIFASTLILGTMALSLMFLAGYGGMVSLMQLTIAGFSAYMVAVFGVSGNANISLGWPWWLAVPMALALATAFGTLGGALAVRTEGIYTIMITLAIGAAFYYFTNQNWAIFNGHTGINTVATPHFWGVNWRADIPFYYIVLAVAALCYFAVEYLSRAPFGLALQGVRDNPRRMAALGFNVNAHRVAAYAFASFIAALAGVLQVWNYRQISPGSVSVGACIDVLIIAVVGGITRPIGPFIGALIFVLLRTFALDFLVRIGLDGNRFRLLIGLGFLAIVFWSSDGVIGLWQRWRQHRGADRSGGGRRHG
- a CDS encoding ABC transporter ATP-binding protein → MDSVAQRLSAVGAGAALELRGVTRLFGALAALTDVTITVRPGERRAVLGSNGAGKTTLFNCITGDFPPSSGTIRFFGEDVTHFPPYERIRRGLRRTYQISALFPGLTVQDNVYLACRGVSRGRFSFLRPGQNDALMHAADNLVQAVHLSAVKDQRVAELAHGQQRQLEIALALAGAPRFVLFDEPAAGLSPTERAELIEILTSLPAHIGYIIIEHDMDVALRVVESVTMMHNGRVFKEGVPQEIQSDPEVQELYLGGGHE
- a CDS encoding helix-turn-helix transcriptional regulator, translating into MSRALAVFHGRFGRATVYQLNRPFNIHAHREGHLIFHVGGMPACIDVSDGHHDLNETSVVAVNPWEPHNFLPADLDGGAIFFVLYVNAEWFAPDASGTHRMRFGRTQFRRTPALDKHIRRTAALVCGAPSLSSLDSELRRLIDVCYDESWQQAEIARDPRANGSVTDFRVRKCIKMMSESPGAEIELDAIARESGLSRPHFYRLFRVQTGVTPNLYLNTLIMEQALEALVASEAPIADIGFDLGFSSQSGFTRFFAANVGMAPTDYRRAAKILRA
- a CDS encoding branched-chain amino acid ABC transporter permease; its protein translation is MSRFVERHPAWALISIIAIAVGLWLVFAIWPPGLEEAIGRKRVFLNAVFNGITLGGLYFLVASGFTLIFGLMRNVNLAHGSLYLFGGYVGYAISTATGSWVLGFIVAFILTAMVGVLLQLIVFRRMEGQDLRQTMVTIGLSIVFADLMLWACGGDFYQIQTPNWLIGPMELPLVTAIKSSGEPVYLRYPMVRLVIFAASVVIGVAMWLVLNRTRVGMIVRAGVDDRDILAATGVRIQLVFVAVFAFGAGLAGIAGVVGGTFQSLSPGEDIRFLLASLVVVIVGGMGSIPGAALGALIIGLAEQLGSVYIPTYAIVVTFLIMVLVLAIRPQGLLARR